The following proteins are co-located in the Malus sylvestris chromosome 13, drMalSylv7.2, whole genome shotgun sequence genome:
- the LOC126595856 gene encoding GDSL esterase/lipase At4g16230-like, with translation MTEQEMGFKNFTPPYLAPTTVGDMLLQGVNYASSASGISNSTETFYGTLLNFDTQFSYHGRTAIAIMSRIGIPAAQKLLSRAIYAIAIGSNDIMYSETSSMSEEDYFDFLISRLKLGLKTLHSLDARKIVVANAGLIGCIPYEKDIHPVPKGSCVRILNRTAQRYNAKLKGLLVELNKNLKGAKFIYADIYQMLEDLSNNYVSYGFENGVSACCSVAGPQGGLIPCTFLSKICPDRSKYLFWDPFHLTEAGNIIAARHMMDGNSTYMSPMNIRQLLQV, from the exons atgacAGAGCAGGAAATGGGTTTTAAAAATTTTACTCCTCCTTACTTGGCACCAACTACAGTTGGAGACATGCTTCTACAAGGTGTTAATTATGCTTCCTCTGCCAGTGGAATTTCAAATTCCACTGAAACATTTTAT GGCACTTTACTCAATTTCGATACACAATTCAGTTACCATGGGAGGACTGCGATAGCAATCATGTCAAGGATTGGTATTCCTGCAGCTCAGAAATTGTTGAGTAGAGCAATTTATGCGATTGCAATCGGCTCAAACGATATTATGTATTCCGAGACTTCTTCCATGAGCGAAGAAGATTATTTCGATTTCTTGATTTCAAGACTCAAATTAGGACTTAAG ACACTCCACAGCTTGGATGCTAGAAAGATTGTTGTGGCTAATGCTGGACTTATTGGGTGTATCCCATATGAGAAAGATATACATCCAGTTCCAAAGGGAAGTTGTGTTCGTATACTAAATCGTACCGCCCAGAGGTATAACGCCAAGTTGAAGGGCCTGCTCGTGGAGCTCAACAAGAATCTCAAAGGGGCAAAGTTTATTTATGCAGATATTTACCAAATGTTGGAAGACCTCTCTAACAATTACGTGTCATATG GGTTTGAGAATGGCGTTTCTGCTTGCTGCTCCGTTGCCGGGCCCCAAGGGGGACTAATCCCGTGTACCTTTTTGTCTAAAATTTGTCCCGACAGATCAAAGTATTTATTCTGGGATCCATTCCACTTAACGGAGGCTGGTAATATCATTGCAGCAAGGCATATGATGGATGGTAACTCAACTTATATGTCACCAATGAATATAAGGCAACTTCTGCAAGTTTAA
- the LOC126595854 gene encoding peroxidase 29-like has protein sequence MDLIAIVVGLHLFVFGICVEGQGLSYNFYENSCPQVEAIVRAAIQPIFLTDPTSPAAFLRLMFHDCQVQGCDASILVDLNANNVPSEMAAGKNFGIRKRESINILKSMVELQCPQQVSCADILVLAAREAVVVSGGPQIKVALGRRDSPFAPSYKHADSLLPSATTGVDGMLQLFANKEMTVEESVAIMGAHTLGVTHCLNILNRLNQADEGGQVQGMAPGFESFLRLNCPQGSLASNASFVLNDPTTLTFDNHYYKNVIRGHGVLRVDAEMIMDPRTAMAVKRFAANQDDFFQAFSSAFVKLSNSGVLTGNQGVVRKNCNALD, from the exons ATGGATCTGATAGCTATAGTTGTAGGACTACATCTCTTTGTTTTCGGCATTTGTGTTGAAGGGCAAGGCCTTTCTTATAATTTCTATGAGAATTCATGCCCACAAGTTGAAGCCATTGTTAGAGCTGCCATCCAGCCTATTTTTCTTACTGATCCCACTTCTCCTGCTGCTTTTCTGAGGCTCATGTTCCATGATTGCCAAGTTCAG GGCTGTGATGCTTCAATTCTTGTGGATCTGAATGCGAACAACGTGCCATCCGAGATGGCCGCAGGGAAAAACTTCGGCATCCGAAAGAGGGAGTCGATAAACATACTGAAATCAATGGTTGAATTACAATGTCCCCAACAGGTATCTTGTGCTGACATTCTTGTATTGGCGGCTCGAGAAGCTGTGGTTGTGTCAGGAGGGCCGCAAATAAAGGTTGCTTTGGGAAGGAGAGATTCCCCTTTTGCTCCAAGCTACAAGCATGCAGATTCTTTGCTTCCTTCTGCCACTACTGGAGTTGATGGCATGCTTCAATTATTTGCCAATAAAGAAATGACAGTTGAAGAATCTGTGGCCATCATGG GTGCCCACACGCTAGGAGTTACGCACTGTTTGAACATCCTAAATCGTCTAAACCAAGCAGATGAAGGTGGCCAAGTACAAGGCATGGCACCTGGGTTTGAATCGTTTTTAAGGCTAAACTGTCCACAAGGGTCTTTGGCATCAAATGCAAGCTTTGTTCTTAATGACCCTACAACACTTACATTTGACAACCACTACTACAAGAATGTAATTAGAGGCCACGGGGTCCTCAGAGTTGATGCTGAAATGATAATGGACCCGCGCACAGCTATGGCTGTCAAGCGATTTGCTGCGAATCAGGATGATTTCTTTCAGGCGTTTTCTTCTGCCTTTGTCAAGCTCTCCAACTCAGGTGTTTTAACTGGGAATCAAGGCGTTGTCAGAAAGAATTGCAATGCATTAGACTGA
- the LOC126595851 gene encoding probable pectinesterase 67 produces the protein MAWSSSTTFITFAIIFFTYVTLTNVVHCLTAQKVIDSPLLTQKIHTNRTLKVDINGKGDFTSVQAAIDAVPEGNKQWIIIHVRKGVYREKVIIPRNKPYIFMRGNGKGRSAIVWSQSSSDNVESATFSVEASHFIAFGISFKNEAPTGVAYTSQNQSVAAFVAADKVAFYHCGFYSTHNTLFDYKGRHYYDNCYIQGSIDFIFGRGRSVFHSCEVFVIGDKRVSIKGSVTAQNRETEKENSGFVFNKGKLYGVGDSVYLGRAKGAFSRVIYANMYLSKTVVPQGWTNWSYSGTTENLYHAEYKCKGPGAEATGRAEWARQLTEKEVAPFLSIDFINGKEWLPVWL, from the exons ATGGCTTGGTCTTCGTCCACAACATTCATAACCTTTGCAATCATTTTTTTCACCTACGTAACTCTCACGAATGTTGTTCATTGCTTGACAGCGCAAAAGGTCATTGATTCACCCTTATTGACTCAGAAGATTCACACGAACCGCACGCTTAAGGTTGACATCAATGGCAAGGGAGATTTCACATCTGTTCAAGCAGCCATTGATGCTGTTCCTGAAGGCAATAAGCAGTGGATCATCATCCATGTTAGGAAAGGAGTGTACAG AGAAAAGGTGATCATACCACGTAATAAGCCCTATATATTCATGAGAGGAAATGGGAAGGGGAGGTCAGCCATTGTTTGGTCCCAAAGCTCTTCGGACAATGTTGAATCTGCTACTTTTAGTGTCGAAGCTTCCCATTTCATTGCCTTCGGGATCAGCTTCAAG AATGAGGCCCCGACCGGTGTGGCTTACACCTCCCAGAACCAGTCAGTTGCAGCATTTGTAGCTGCAGACAAAGTTGCATTCTACCATTGTGGATTTTACAGTACCCATAACACCCTCTTCGATTACAAAGGCAGACATTACTATGATAATTGCTACATCCAGGGCTCCATTGACTTCATCTTTGGACGTGGTAGATCTGTCTTCCAC AGCTGCGAGGTCTTTGTCATCGGAGACAAGAGGGTGTCGATCAAGGGGTCCGTGACAGCTCAAAATAGGGAGACTGAGAAGGAGAACAGTGGATTTGTTTTTAACAAAGGCAAGCTCTATGGTGTTGGTGACAGTGTGTACCTAGGTAGGGCAAAGGGCGCTTTCTCCAGAGTGATTTACGCAAACATGTACCTCTCCAAGACCGTCGTGCCACAAGGTTGGACCAACTGGAGCTATTCCGGCACAACTGA AAACCTATACCATGCCGAGTACAAGTGCAAAGGGCCAGGAGCAGAGGCTACAGGGCGTGCCGAATGGGCGAGACAACTCACCGAAAAAGAAGTTGCACCCTTCTTGTCTATCGACTTCATCAACGGCAAGGAATGGCTGCCAGTTTGGCTTTGA